The Ziziphus jujuba cultivar Dongzao chromosome 1, ASM3175591v1 genome segment ATAGCTGGATCCTTGAATGGTGTTCGTAACTTTTTATGATACTTTCAACATGGCATAACAAGCAAGTCATTGTCATACCTAACTGACTCTCGATACCATTAGAATTATCCAACACTGAGTCCATCATCTCAAGATTGTGCTGAGCAGAAGCCACTGTTTCCCTTGGTACATCTTCCACCTGTATCTTATCACATTGCATCATAACTGTAACATTCCACCATTCACAATTCTCTATGGCAAtgacaaaatctaaaaaagtcAAGAGTTAAACACCTTTTCTTCAACAGTGGCTCTATTTGCTTGAGTATCCTCATCCTCATGAGCATCAGACCAGCCTAAGTTTTCATTCATAACTATGCCTTCAATGTTGCTGCCTCTAAACTGGTTCTCCACAGCGACATAAGATGGGCTTGATGCATCGGGAAAAGCACCTAGTTTACTTGAATCTTCAGTCACACAATTTTCAGATGCTTGACTAAAGTCTCTAATAGCCACCTCATGCGACCTAATATTGTTATCTTGTTCATTTAGAGGTGGCTTCATTTTATTAGACTGCTTGCCTACATCAACCGAACCAAGTTGTTTGCCTATATGTTCAATGGGAGAAGGATTTGTCACAGGCAACTGGACTATATCACATCGTGAAAAAGGTTCCCTTGCTGGACTTGTTAGGGAAATTCTCGTGTTTAACAATGCTGGTGAAGCAAATGGGCTCTTCAGCAGGGTGCAAGAAGCTATACAGTTTTCTCTGCCAGGAAACTGATCTATATCATGTGGTGCAAAAGGGTTACTTGCAGGACTTTTTCGGGAAATTCTCCTGTTTAACAATGCTGGTGAAGCAAATGGGCTCTTCGGCGGGGTGGGAGAAGCTAAACAGTTTCCTGTCCCAGGCAACTGATCTATATCATGTGGTGAGAAAGGGTCACTTGCAGGACTTGTTAGAGAAATTTTCCTGTTTAACAATGCCACAGAAGCAAATGGGTTCTTCAGCAGGGTGGGAGAAGCTGAACAGTTTTCTGTCCCATGTCTCAGCTCCAGAGGGGTTTTAGTGTTTATTCCTTTTAATATGTTATCTATTGGTGGCAAGCCATGTTTAGACTTTGGTAAGTTTTCCCTTGAAGATTTCAGACCTATCTTTGAAATATCTTGGATATCTGGAAGGGATAATTCATCTATATCAAGTGGCTTGATCTGCAAGTGCAAGTGATGCTGTAAAAGCTTCATAACCTGATCCCCTTCAAGGACTTCATTATTGTGAGACAGCAGATCTTCTAACATTTCGTCATTCATATGTCCTGTCTTACCTATTGAACATATTTAGATTATAGTTAATCAATCTAAGAGGCATGGAATTTAACAGGTTAGAGACATTAAAAGCAATTAAAAGTGCAAAAACACATTAAGTAATGAAGAATGAATGGGAAAATGGGCTGAACTTCCTCTCTTTCAGAGACTTAGTGCTTACCAGCTGATTCCATTTCTTGTGATGTAAAATTTTTATCGTTTTCTCGTTGTGAGCTGTGATAAGATGGACTGAGAATGCTTGATTCAAACGTCTCTTGAGAGGATGCAACATTATCATTGTCTTCAGAGTAGAGATGTTTGTATTTGGTTGACCTCCTGGGGTAAGAATGATAAGGCTGACTTGTAAACAGAATGAAAAAGAAACAGAATGCATACTTCATATTAAAACAGGCATAAAAAGGAAATAGATGATACAGAATGCTGATTTTACCGCATAATTCCTGGTCGGCGGCGGCGTGAAGCAACTGGAGATGGATTATGCTGATCTGAATCTGATTGATTGCCACCCAGCTGCTTATGTATTTCTCTTTTGGCATCTAAGTGACAATCGAAGCTCAGGAAATCTAGTTTTGCAAGAAACATCTGCAGTAAAGATTCTGTAtagttgaaaaaacaaaatgtaactTACTTTCGAGCCTTTCATAAGCCATGAAAAACTCCTCcgggtttttccattttttaacgTCCAAAGTTGGTTCCAAACCCACAACAGGTTCTCTGTAAAAGAATACACATTATGCTTCAAGCGCTATTTTGCAAAAAGCAAAAGGGCCTGTGTGACAAAAATTAAGACAACAAGCACAAGTTTTACCTGGAATCAGGCTTCAAAGAAAAGCGAGCTCGTTTATGGCCCAATGCTGGTCTTCGTTCTCGAGGATCTTCTTCAGCCTTAGCAGGAACAGTtccatttttatcttttgatgCTTGGCAGCTCATATTTCCagaatttaaaatgattttcgCCCGTTCTTTAAGCTTACTAGGACTTTGTAAAGcctgaaaaaaggcaagagaacAAATATGAGCAATGATAATAGAtcacacccacacacacacacacacacacacaccaaaaaaaaaaaaaaaaaaaaaattgaagattggGAATTTCTGAACAACAGGTTAACATAGAATAAATTCAAGAAACATAAACAAATTCGCAGCAAGCATAAGCGATTGTAAAATGCAAATTTTCTCGAAGATCAAGCAAACATGacgaaatttgaaaaaataaataaaaataaaaacagtcgGAGATATGTACTAGTTGAGAAATTCACACACAGAAGTTGAATTGAGGTGAGAGGTACCATGGATTTAAGGTGGCTGTGGATGGCTAGGAGGTCGTCATCGGGGTCGAAGGGCTTTGATGAAGGTTCAGGTAAGACTCCGAAGGTCTTCGGGAAGAGAGAGATTCCCCAGTATCCCTGAAGTGGGTCAACTACATCGGAGCCCCATGAATCGGTCACCATTTCTAGCAAAATGGCTTGTGTTTTTGAAAAACCCTAGAAGatgcaaagagagagagagagactgtgGGATTTTCGAAAAGGGATAAAAGCGGGAATGCAGAAGGTATACCGTACACGGTACACGCTGTTTTCTTTATTGTGATTTTCTTgttttaaccctttttttttttgttgcaaatATGTCCCTGACGTAacgttcatttatttattttttttttaaagacgtTATGTTAagtgtttgttttttaaaatatactgaaaacaaaaaaaaaaaaaaggcgcaTCTCGAAAAACGAAATCGTGAACGGCAGGATTCGAACCTGCGCGGGCAGAGCCCACATGATTTCTAGTCATGCCCGATAACCACTCCGGCACGTCCACTGGGCTGTGCTACGACTGCCAAAATTTCTCTATTTATAAAGTGTTTTAGTTGTGAAAAGAACCAAAAAGACTCGGGCTGAGTAAAACCCAAGGGAACCCAGATTCCGCACTCGGGACCCAGAAACTGAAACCCGCCCTGGTATTCACGACTTCTTAAAGGAAAGAGAATCTACCTGCGGTTTTCCATCATTTTCTCTACGCTTTAGGGTCTATTTTCATGCCCAAAACCTTAAGGTAAACACCCCCCCCTGTTATTGCATGTTGCACTGGCTTACTCTTTCACGCTCTCTTATCCTCTCTTCTTCTACTGGGCCATTATTTAAAATGCGgggccttatatatatatatatatatatatatatatcttttatatatgtatataaatgatttaaattaattgtatTAGTTGCCCATCAAAAATTACGAGAGCATCTAATTTTTAGTTCATCTTATTTTTCTGTATAtgattcttgtttttcttttttgtagaaTTGGGTATGAGAAATCCTATTAAGTGATTAGAAGCATTTGGGGTGTCGACGGGTCTCTGACATGTCTTGTTCAAAGAAGAGTCCTGGAAATTCTGGTAAGAATGCTGGGAAGCGAAATCTTCCTTCATGGATGAGTTGTCAAGGGAATGAAAATGAGTCTTGTGGAAAGAAACAAGCTGGTGCTTCTCAAGGTGAGGAAAGTAATGGTGGTGGGAATACTAAGCAAGCCAAAGGGCATAGTAAGCAATGTACCGGGTCCGGAAGTACATCTGCCAAGGAGAATAGCAAGACTTCTGCATCCAGTTCGGCAGCTACAAACTTTTCCAAGCTTCTGGTACTAATCATATAAGAATGGAATAGGGGGGTTTTATGAATTTGCATGGTGCTGTTATTCTGAATTACCTAAACTAAGTTAGTGTTGTAATTGTCTTTTTGGCAGGAAGGGGTAGTATTTGTACTGTCAGGTTTTGTTAATCCTGAGCGTAGCATTTTGAGATCACAAGCTCTGGAAATGGGAGCAGAATTTCAGCCTGACTGGAATTCCGGATGCACGCTGTTGATTTGTGCATTTCCTAACACCCCAAAGTTTCGACAAGTTGAGGCAGATTGTGGGACTATTGTTTCAAAGGTTTTTTGTCTTTTCCATTTTACCTTCTTTTCCATGCttagtaaaattatttacttattatatttaataattcttCATGGGCTTTTTGGCGTTGCTGTTGATCAATATCTGATGCTAACATGAATGATTGCTTCCTTGGTATGAGTGATTTGGGGAAGGCTAGTCCATTGGTTAATGGGGTGGGGTGGACCGTGGGGATGGTTGTATGGAGATTAGGGATCCACTTTTTCTAGACAATTAAGGCAGGATGTTCAATTACGGCTGAGCTTCTTCTTTTGTAATGGATTTAGTGCTTACTTGTAAATGCCTAATAAAACTGCTTCTTGATACTTTCTCTTTTGAAAATTCTAGTCTCAAGATAGCCATTGGTTGTGCTACTTGATTTACATCCATGAGTAGGTTATAATTGCTAATTTCCAGGGATGTTGCATTAGGTTCAGTTTTATTGGATTGTTGTTGACCAAATACTGTGTGATATTAGCTTGATATTTTTCTCTATCATGCTCAATGTTAATATGCTAGTGCTGctacaattatttttaattaggaacTAATTAAGCTATTTTGATTATTTGACATGTTAGGAATGGATATCAGAGTGTTATTCACAGAGGAAGCTCATTGATATTGAAAGCTACCTGATGCATGCTGGGAAACCCTGGCGTAGAAGTGACAGTTCCTGTAAAACCAACCTAGGTAATGTAATTTCCAGTGCATAACTTCGTAAAACTCATTGAGGGTGTTTATCTGATATAGCTAATCGAATTTTTCATGGATGGGAAATGACATATCAAACTGAACTTTGTTGTTTATAAATTTGGTAATTGAAATATAATGGGCTCTCACCTTTAAGGGGATTCTTTTGTTTTGAATTCTTTGACGGCTTACAGATCCAAAAGCATCCCCACCTAGAAAATCTCAAAAGCAAGATAGATCATATTCAAAACCAATTACCTCAGGAGTTGCAGAGGTACATTTCTTAGTAGTACAACATTTGCACGAGTGCAGCTTTACTGTTTCTTCTCCTTGTGATGGCACTGTGACTGAGTTTGATGCAATGACTTTTATACATAACAATGTTTCTCTGTTTCTGGCTCTGTGTAGTTGAATAAAGCTCCTAATGCTGCAAAACAGTACTTTTCTCCTTCTGAAGTGAAGAAGTGGGCCATTGACGATTTTAACAATACAATCTCATGGCTTGAGAGTCAAGAAGAAAAGGTTAGTGGCCATCTACTGGCCCAGTTCTCTCTCCCAGCAGAAATACACTATACAAATGCACGGTGACATTAGGATAAATTATGCATGTAGTTTGAATAGGCTTTTTCATCATTCAATAAAACACTTTTTCAAGGAATCAGTTCCTGTGATGGAAAAAATTTCCAGGCTTGTAAatctttcttattattatatgtatctCTATGTTATATAGTTAGTTGATCTTATGATGTTTTCATTGTGTCACAGAATAGTTTTGTTTTCTCAACAAATTCGGTCTGCCATAATTCAAACTTTGAAATATCTTTTGAAGCATTTAAAGCTTGTCTTGTATTTCTCTCTCAAATCATTCAAATATATGGTTGAGATAAAGAATCGTTCAAATCATCCCTAGTGTTTCGTGAATAAATCTTACTGTTGTCTGCCTTTTACCTTCTGCAGCCAGAGCCAAGTGAGATAAAGAAAATAGCGGCTGAAGGGATTTTGACTTGTTTACAAGATGCAATCGAGTCTCTTGAACAAAAGCAGGTATCATTAATTTGTGGTCATTCAGGCAAATTATTTTGCCATTTGTTTTATAGTGTCTATTGGCACGTCTACTGACTGGCACGGTTTATGTCATGGCACCTGACAATGATGGTAAGAAAAATGCAATGACAGTTGAACCTTTAACTACTTATGTGACAAAAATTGGTCGGTGCTCTTGAGTTCAGAGTCGTACCAAGCCAAATTCATTGGAATACGACcgcaaaaatttatttttgtttccaaaatCCTTTTATTTCTGATGAATCTATATGCAGGATGTCTGCAAACTAACCGAGGAGTGGAAATTCGTGCCTCGTGTGGTTGAGGAGCTGGCAAAGCTTGATGGTGTGAGAGATAATAATACAGGATCAATGTCTAAGAAAAATCTTCGTAGACATGCTATGGAATGCAAACGAATTTATGAGGTGGAACTTAGTAGTTTAGAAGACACTTCATTAAGGAAGAACAAAAGGCAGCCAAAGGGTGATGAACAGAAGAAAGATGgcaaaagaattaaaagtgCTGGCGGTGGTACAGCAGGATATGACAGTGATGAAACTGTGGAAATGACAGAAGAGGAAATTGACCTTGCATACAATACCATATCTTCTAAGATCCATAAATACTGAAATGAAGTCTCTCCTGACACTGAAAGATTGCAAGGCAGGCAATGTTTTGTTAAATCCACAATTTCCCAATCTaaccaattttgttttttggtttttttccctCCCCCCCTtgtatataatgaaaaatatgaaaaaaaagggaaaaaagaaaagaaaaaaatacaacaaaaacatttatTTCCCCCATTTTGAGAAGGCATATAACATTGAAAAATGTAGGGTCTTTGGAAGCCTATCTCCTACGTTGACAGAACTTCAAGAGGGATGAGACCCAGTCCAAGTATAAGTCAGATTCAgaggtttttctttattattatggaGGGAATGAAACAGACGAATTGTATGCAACTGATCCTACAGGGCATTCACATTACTATTTTGGTGGTCTTTCTTAATTGAATGTCGCCATTGGGTACCTCTCATTGTTGTCCTTTGACACGACTAAGACCgcaatgaaaaaattaatgctAACGTTGGCTGTATGCAGATAAAGGCAAATGTTACCctttttataaatcattttgcttgcaatccaaaaaaattgatttcacATGTATTTctgatgttaaaaaaaaaaagaaaaaaagaaaaaaagaagttttaagGAAAgtgtaaatgataaaatattaaaaaagaagtcATGGTTTGAGACTCCAGGCACTGAGCGaggtaattattataaatgataaaatataaatatatatatatataatattaagaaaaataaatcctattttgttttataatgtaaaataaatgaattactAAAGTCTtattaagttaaaaataaaaaaatatatatttaaagaagtTCCAATCAATATAATTTCGATGAAACTACTTAcactgaaattaaaaaaagaaaaagaaaaatagaagtaaaaaataaaaaataaaaataaaaaagacaaaccCATATGACCGAAATAATCACACGCGcacacacaaacacaaacaGGAGAGGTGTGGTGGTGTGGCTACTCACGTATTATATAGAAGTtgcttctctttttctcttccttttctttgtttcaCAGTAGGGTTGCAGCAGATAAACGCCAccactctctctctatctctctctctctctctcatcgcAGCCCTTTCATTTATTCATATTCATAAGAGCCTTGGCACACACACAGACACCTACCCTTcgactctctctctttcttccacttcaccttctctctctctctctctctctgcaacAATGGGTGCCTCGCTGCCTCCCAAAGAGGCCAACCTCTTCAAGCTCATCGTCGTAAGCTTCGATTCTTTTGCTCTTTCTGCTTTTCTCTCTtgctttttattcatttttaatcaCTGCCAGATCGAAGTTCACTCACTTTCTCTTTACCTTATACCTCGAATATTATAAAACCCTAGATGTTTGTCGATTAACTGTTTTGTTCTGATTGCTTTACTTCAGTTCCGATGCTTAAATGCtggatgaatttgataaaattttgattattaaaacTGGGGCTCTATGTGGTTCGTTTTGGTTTTGCGCATAAAATGAATGGTTAAGTCAAACTGGTTTCTGCTTAATTTTATGGAATTGAATCGAGTTTTTGAGATAGCGCGGAGTGAGAAAGCATAACGAAGTCTTTAAAGGCTTGGACTTTGTTTGTTCTTCTAGTtcgggaaaaaaatttaaagtttcgAACTCTCACTTATTAAAGTTTAGTCTCTGACTTGAGCTGGGTAGTATCTGAAACATTGACTCTCATTCAAAGGCAGTTTGATGCAATGTGGTTACTGGTTTCAGAAGCTTAATGAAGTTGTTAGTTT includes the following:
- the LOC107406649 gene encoding centromere protein C isoform X3, with product MVTDSWGSDVVDPLQGYWGISLFPKTFGVLPEPSSKPFDPDDDLLAIHSHLKSMALQSPSKLKERAKIILNSGNMSCQASKDKNGTVPAKAEEDPRERRPALGHKRARFSLKPDSREPVVGLEPTLDVKKWKNPEEFFMAYERLENAKREIHKQLGGNQSDSDQHNPSPVASRRRRPGIMRRSTKYKHLYSEDNDNVASSQETFESSILSPSYHSSQRENDKNFTSQEMESAGKTGHMNDEMLEDLLSHNNEVLEGDQVMKLLQHHLHLQIKPLDIDELSLPDIQDISKIGLKSSRENLPKSKHGLPPIDNILKGINTKTPLELRHGTENCSASPTLLKNPFASVALLNRKISLTSPASDPFSPHDIDQLPGTGNCLASPTPPKSPFASPALLNRRISRKSPASNPFAPHDIDQFPGRENCIASCTLLKSPFASPALLNTRISLTSPAREPFSRCDIVQLPVTNPSPIEHIGKQLGSVDVGKQSNKMKPPLNEQDNNIRSHEVAIRDFSQASENCVTEDSSKLGAFPDASSPSYVAVENQFRGSNIEGIVMNENLGWSDAHEDEDTQANRATVEEKVEDVPRETVASAQHNLEMMDSVLDNSNGIESQLASPENHTMDGQSGNLDNDAELHNEVIIEEKSRITVDKQSKVKSRRFKGHKEISRRKSLAGTASRENHTADGQSRTPDNDAELHNEIIQEQSRITVNKQSKVKSRPSRVPKDKEISKRKSLAGAGTIWKSGLRRSTRIRTRPLEYWKGERLLYGRIHQSLATVIGLKYASPAKDDGKPTLKVKSFVSDEYKELVELAALH
- the LOC107406649 gene encoding centromere protein C isoform X2 produces the protein MVTDSWGSDVVDPLQGYWGISLFPKTFGVLPEPSSKPFDPDDDLLAIHSHLKSMALQSPSKLKERAKIILNSGNMSCQASKDKNGTVPAKAEEDPRERRPALGHKRARFSLKPDSREPVVGLEPTLDVKKWKNPEEFFMAYERLENAKREIHKQLGGNQSDSDQHNPSPVASRRRRPGIMRRSTKYKHLYSEDNDNVASSQETFESSILSPSYHSSQRENDKNFTSQEMESAGKTGHMNDEMLEDLLSHNNEVLEGDQVMKLLQHHLHLQIKPLDIDELSLPDIQDISKIGLKSSRENLPKSKHGLPPIDNILKGINTKTPLELRHGTENCSASPTLLKNPFASVALLNRKISLTSPASDPFSPHDIDQLPGTGNCLASPTPPKSPFASPALLNRRISRKSPASNPFAPHDIDQFPGRENCIASCTLLKSPFASPALLNTRISLTSPAREPFSRCDIVQLPVTNPSPIEHIGKQLGSVDVGKQSNKMKPPLNEQDNNIRSHEVAIRDFSQASENCVTEDSSKLGAFPDASSPSYVAVENQFRGSNIEGIVMNENLGWSDAHEDEDTQANRATVEEKIQVEDVPRETVASAQHNLEMMDSVLDNSNGIESQLASPENHTMDGQSGNLDNDAELHNEIIEEKSRITVDKQSKVKSRRFKGHKEISRRKSLAGTASRENHTADGQSRTPDNDAELHNEIIQEQSRITVNKQSKVKSRPSRVPKDKEISKRKSLAGAGTIWKSGLRRSTRIRTRPLEYWKGERLLYGRIHQSLATVIGLKYASPAKDDGKPTLKVKSFVSDEYKELVELAALH
- the LOC107406683 gene encoding DNA-repair protein XRCC1, whose translation is MSCSKKSPGNSGKNAGKRNLPSWMSCQGNENESCGKKQAGASQGEESNGGGNTKQAKGHSKQCTGSGSTSAKENSKTSASSSAATNFSKLLEGVVFVLSGFVNPERSILRSQALEMGAEFQPDWNSGCTLLICAFPNTPKFRQVEADCGTIVSKEWISECYSQRKLIDIESYLMHAGKPWRRSDSSCKTNLDPKASPPRKSQKQDRSYSKPITSGVAELNKAPNAAKQYFSPSEVKKWAIDDFNNTISWLESQEEKPEPSEIKKIAAEGILTCLQDAIESLEQKQDVCKLTEEWKFVPRVVEELAKLDGVRDNNTGSMSKKNLRRHAMECKRIYEVELSSLEDTSLRKNKRQPKGDEQKKDGKRIKSAGGGTAGYDSDETVEMTEEEIDLAYNTISSKIHKY
- the LOC107406649 gene encoding centromere protein C isoform X1, which produces MVTDSWGSDVVDPLQGYWGISLFPKTFGVLPEPSSKPFDPDDDLLAIHSHLKSMALQSPSKLKERAKIILNSGNMSCQASKDKNGTVPAKAEEDPRERRPALGHKRARFSLKPDSREPVVGLEPTLDVKKWKNPEEFFMAYERLENAKREIHKQLGGNQSDSDQHNPSPVASRRRRPGIMRRSTKYKHLYSEDNDNVASSQETFESSILSPSYHSSQRENDKNFTSQEMESAGKTGHMNDEMLEDLLSHNNEVLEGDQVMKLLQHHLHLQIKPLDIDELSLPDIQDISKIGLKSSRENLPKSKHGLPPIDNILKGINTKTPLELRHGTENCSASPTLLKNPFASVALLNRKISLTSPASDPFSPHDIDQLPGTGNCLASPTPPKSPFASPALLNRRISRKSPASNPFAPHDIDQFPGRENCIASCTLLKSPFASPALLNTRISLTSPAREPFSRCDIVQLPVTNPSPIEHIGKQLGSVDVGKQSNKMKPPLNEQDNNIRSHEVAIRDFSQASENCVTEDSSKLGAFPDASSPSYVAVENQFRGSNIEGIVMNENLGWSDAHEDEDTQANRATVEEKIQVEDVPRETVASAQHNLEMMDSVLDNSNGIESQLASPENHTMDGQSGNLDNDAELHNEVIIEEKSRITVDKQSKVKSRRFKGHKEISRRKSLAGTASRENHTADGQSRTPDNDAELHNEIIQEQSRITVNKQSKVKSRPSRVPKDKEISKRKSLAGAGTIWKSGLRRSTRIRTRPLEYWKGERLLYGRIHQSLATVIGLKYASPAKDDGKPTLKVKSFVSDEYKELVELAALH